One stretch of Arachis duranensis cultivar V14167 chromosome 1, aradu.V14167.gnm2.J7QH, whole genome shotgun sequence DNA includes these proteins:
- the LOC107489408 gene encoding uncharacterized protein LOC107489408 has protein sequence MDDKYSGIWRSLREGEFEEEEVWSVMKERGDYYSGSALKRCMDTPSSPPLPVPRKLPSAARMIPRDHSNTSSSCASSSHEVNVLHQQSAPVNVPDWSTIYRTNKKQNNNNNNNNKNFCVSFDDEEENNDEEEIDDDEYDPKLPPHEIIARRLARTQISSFSVFEGVGRTLKGRDLSKVRNAVLTKTGFLESL, from the coding sequence atggaTGATAAATACAGTGGGATATGGAGATCCTTAAGAGAAGGagaatttgaagaagaagaggtttGGTCAGTTATGAAAGAGAGAGGAGATTATTATAGTGGTTCAGCACTGAAGAGGTGCATGGATacaccttcttctcctcctcttcctgtTCCAAGAAAACTGCCATCTGCAGCAAGAATGATTCCGAGGGACCACAGCAACACCAGCAGCAGCTGTGCGAGTTCTTCACATGAGGTCAACGTTCTGCATCAGCAATCAGCCCCGGTCAACGTTCCTGATTGGTCAACGATTTATAGGACCAACAAGaagcaaaataataataataataataataataaaaatttttgtgtttcttttgatgatgaagaagaaaacaatgaTGAAGAggaaattgatgatgatgagtatgaTCCAAAGCTACCACCACATGAAATCATTGCAAGGAGGCTTGCAAGGACTCAGATTTCATCATTTTCAGTATTTGAAGGTGTTGGGAGGACCCTCAAAGGCAGGGACCTTAGTAAAGTTAGGAATGCTGTTCTCACAAAAACAGGTTTTCTTGAATCACTttga